Genomic DNA from Flavobacterium sp. N502540:
TGCGGATATCGCGAATATATTCTTCCATAACCGCTGCCGATTTTTCATCCGGACAACGAACAGGATTGCTCTCTATTTTAGAAAAATCCAAATCCTGATAAGGTGTATCTAAATGAATTGGACCAACCGACGAAACATAGGCATTAATTTTTATTTCAGGAAGCATTTGTTTTGCTATCGCCCCCGCAACTACTCTACTTGCCGTTTCTCTGGCAGAACTTCTTCCACCACCGCGATAGTCTCGAAAACCATACTTCTGATCGTATACATAATCAGCATGACTAGGCCTGTAATTGTCTTTGATATGTGAGTAATCGTCTGATTTTTGATTGGTATTCGGAATAATAAAACCAATAGGTGTTCCAGTCGTTTTACCTTCAAAAATACCTGATAAAAACTGAACTGCATCCGGTTCTTTACGTTGTGTTACAATTGCTGACTGTCCGGGCTTTCTTCTGGACATTTCAACTTCAATTGCATCTAAATCAAGTTCAATTCCTGATGGACAACCATCTATAATTCCGCCTAAAGCTTCACCATGAGATTCTCCAAATGTTGTAACTTTATATAAATTGCCGTAGCTATTTCCTGCCATTGTAATTAGTTTTGAGCAAATGTAAGTTTTATGAATTAAATTAAAAAATTTAAAATTGGTATTATTAAGCAAAGGTTAAGGTGATTAAAAATCACAATTTGTTAAAATTGCAGCCAAATTGGTAACCATTTCATAAAATTTCTCTCACAAGAGTTTCTTTCATTTGTTAAACTTCAAAAAAAGAAAAATT
This window encodes:
- the aroC gene encoding chorismate synthase; protein product: MAGNSYGNLYKVTTFGESHGEALGGIIDGCPSGIELDLDAIEVEMSRRKPGQSAIVTQRKEPDAVQFLSGIFEGKTTGTPIGFIIPNTNQKSDDYSHIKDNYRPSHADYVYDQKYGFRDYRGGGRSSARETASRVVAGAIAKQMLPEIKINAYVSSVGPIHLDTPYQDLDFSKIESNPVRCPDEKSAAVMEEYIRDIRKQGDTVGGVVSCVIQNVPVGLGEPVFDKLHAELGKAMLSINAVKGFEYGSGFSGSEMKGSEHNDLYNPDGTTKTNLSGGIQGGISNGMDIYFRVAFKPVATIMQTQDSLDNKGNITSMTGKGRHDPCVVPRAVPIVEAMAAIVLADFYLINKTYL